The stretch of DNA CGTAGCGCTGGAACAAATCCCGCTGTTTGAAATACGGTTCTCCCATCTTGATACCGAGCACTTTGGCTTCCGCACTCCGGGCAATCACACAGCCGTCGTTATTCGACAAAACAACGACAGGTTTACCCCGCAGATCTGGCCTGAATACTGTCTCGCACGAGGCGTAAAACGAATTAACATCAACTAGCGCAAACATCGACGATTCACATACACGGGTTATCATCAAACTCGTCGGTTCGCGCATCATTGATGATGTACGTCACGACGCCAAACACCTCTACGCCCTCTCCGTAATGCTCCCTCACTCCGGTATCCATCCGCTCCAGGCATTTCCGCGGATAGAGACGTAAGCGCCGCAGTTGGAACCCACCTTCCAGCTCGCAGACCAGAATTGAACCATCACATGCTGTTACCGAGTTATCGATAACGAGCAATGCGCCCTTCACTATCCCTGCCCGCAAATGCGTTTCCATAGCCCGCATGAAGTAAGTCGCTGCAGGATGGCTGATCAGCTGCCGATCGAGAGAAATACGGCTTTCGGCGTAATCAGCAGCTGGGGATGGGAACGCCATAAAACCTCCAATAAATACTGTTTATACATACAGTATATTTTGGAATTTTCGGGAATCAATAGAAGAACTGCGGCGATCCGCTAAGGCTTTGGTGGAGGGTGAATTTATTTTTTGCTGCCAAAAGAAGGGAAAGACGACCTGTCCATCTACAAAATCATCGAAGGGACACTCCGTTTATACTGAGTGGCATGCTGTAACTCTATGAAAAATAATCCGGCCCCGATTTCTTTTCTTCCTTCCCTTTTTTTCCCTGCGGCTTGATATCCGTCGCCAGGCTAAAATCCACGGTCATGCCGCCAGTGCTGAGCGAAAAGCTCACAGATTCAGTCAGCCAGGTATGATCCTCTCGAACACCAAAACCGCGGGTAGTGACTCTCGACTCTGCAGTAATGGGCAGTAATGACGGCCTGCAGGGCATCGTGATAGACATTTTCCGACCGTTGCGCTTCATCTGTGTAGCCTTAGCCTTTGCGCTCGCCTGCGCTGCATCCTTGCTCGGCTGCGTGTACGGATGCTGCTTATCTGAGCCGCCGGGATGTTCCGTCTGTGTCGTTTTTGTCTCGCCGGTTGAAGGGTCAAAGTAATTCACGCTGACTTTACCTGATTTGCTGCCCTTCGCAGCGCCGTCTCGCTCTCCCTCGATATAGTTCCAACGGCCGCCCTTATCTGGCGTTATCGTTATCGATGCCAGCTGCTTGCCGCTGACCGTCGTTCCATCGCCCTGCGGCAGGAAAAGCCAGTATCCCCCGCTCGGCTTACTCACGGCGTCATATTGTTTCGCGAGGCGGCTCAGCAACGCCGCGTCCGACTCCCGGACCTGGTCAATATGGGCGATTTTAATGTCGCTCAGTGCTTCCGCTATCTTCGCCTGCAGGCCATTGTCGGTGGCCAGCGTTTTTACGATATCCCCCAGAGTTACATCGTCGAATGACCGCGTTTTTTGGCTTGTTACATCACCACTTTGCTTTGCACTGTTCATCGGCGCGGCAGTGGCGCTGATCGTTATTTGTCGGGGCGGGCCACTGCTCTGCACCTTGCTCACAACAAACCAGCCTTTGTCCTGCATTTTGTCATTAAATCCCAGCCCCAGACGCAGCCGGGCGCCCTTTTTCGGGAGCGTCAGTGTTTCGGAATAAAGCGTGATATCAAGAGTATCGCTCTTGCCCGTGGCGCCGCCGTAGTCCGTCAGTTTGATATTACTGAGCCCCCGCGCTATGGCCTGCGTAATATCTTTACCTTCAGCTGTAAGGGTGAATGTCGGTTTATATTCCATGCCTTAATCCCATAAACTCACGCTGCTTTCCTCTGCTTCTGCGGTCCATGCCGGCAGCGTAATTTCAACGCCAGCAGGATAAATAGCCCCCAAATCAGCCAGCCCCGGATTCGCATCGAGTACCGCCGCCAGCGACTGATTAAGCCCTGCATCGCCGTAATTTTTCACACAAATTGCGTCTAAAACATCGCCGTCAGAGGTTGTCCAGATCGTCGCCATAATGTTGTATTGTCACCGAAAAAGTTTTATGCCGCGCCGCGCCGCCCGGCAGAAGGCTGGTTATCGTGTCCGTAAATTCTTTTACTACCCAATAGCCCATCACATCCCCTTCACTCGTCACTAAAAGCTGAGGCTCGGCGAGGTCACCCAGGTCATAAAGATCGTCGATAGCCTCTACGCCGTTTCTAAACGAACAGTGCGCCTCGCCTTCCAGTTTTACTGTGCGCCCCGGCTTGCCAGTGTATTGCAAGAGGTCTTGCTTGCCCGTTCGTTGCTGCTCAGCCCATCGCCAGCTCGCCTCTCGCGTCAGCGTCTTGTATGCTGCGGTATCTATAGAGAACTCAAACGAGCCAAAGCTAAGCATAATGCGCGGCGCATCGCTGGGGGCCGGGCCAGTGTTTGCGGAGTCGGCTTGATAAAAGGCATCCAGAATTTCGCTCATTAGCCCCAGCCCTCGATCATGTCGCCCATAATGTTATGGCCGTTATACATATCCTGGCTTCTGTTCGTTTCGGCAATGCGCTGCGCAAGTGCATCCTGCGACTCGCCCGGCTGCTGATAGATTTCAATGGTCGTTTTGTTGTCCTGATTTAACTGCATGGTGCCACGCCCGCCCGTGCCGCTTGTTCCTTCCAGCGCATCGCCGAGCGATGGGCCTTTCCCCTGATTTAAGAGCGCATCAAAGCCACCGCTGCCGCCTGCTGCAGGATCGACAATATCCATCAATTTTTGCTGTTCTTCAGCTGAAGCCGTTCCGCCAGTCGTGCTCTTGCTCAACTGCCACTGCGCGCGGAGCTGTCGAGTCTTTTCCGGTGTAATCGTTTTTTTGTACCAGTCGCCGAGGTCCATATCCTCTGCCATCGCGCCGATCATCTCCGGGGATGAGTTGCCGGCCGCTACCTGCGTGAGCAGCTTTTGCTTTTTATCCTGAATTTCTTTCTCATCCGGCAGCAGCCAGGATAACTTTTCAGCAACGGCGTAAATCACTTTCCCGACATAAATAACGCCTTTAATAAAGCTCGCAATCGCTGGATAAATATCTTCCATCAGCATCGTTTTAACTTTATTTATTCCCCCGCCTTTAAACCATGCCGCGAGGTCGTCGCTCACCTCGCGGATTTTTGGCGACAATTCCCCGCCAATGGCGCCGGCAATTTCCTGCGCGCCGGTGGTGAATACGGTCCAAAGATTGTTGAAAGCCATATTCCCTTCAACGGCACCATCGGCGCCTTCCTGCGTCACCATGTTGTAGCGGTGCTGCTCGTCCATCAGGTCTTTATATGATTTCCCGGAAAGCCGCATAAACGTCAAAAGCTTGTTACCTTCTCCACCAAAAATGGCATCGGCCAGCCCGGCTGAACGTTGCTCGTCTTTCATGTTCATCAGGCGCTTTATGACCTCTTCACCTTGCTGCTGGTTATTCATGCCGGCTAAGTCGCCGGCTTTAAACCCCAGCGCCGGCAGCGCATCATGCAGGGCGCCTTTGGTGGGGTCCTCCATATAGTCAGAAACCTTGTTTTTATATTCTTCGAACAAGTCCCCGACGTTTTCACCGTTTAAGCCCGCCTGCTTTCCTATACCGTCCCACGCCTTATAGGTCCCGATATCCACCCCGTAGGACCGGGCCAGCCCGGCCTGTTCGGCCGTTTCCTGGTTCAGCGCGATCGGCGATGCCAGCGCGCCAGCTGCGCCGGCAATCAGCCCGGCGGAGCCCCAGCGAGCAAGCCCGCCCATCATGCCACCTGCTTTTCCTGCTGCAGCACGCCCCCGTCCCTTCCAGCGGTCCATTCGTTCGGCGCGCTGCAGCGCTTTGTTCATCCCTTCCTGTTCGGTGGTGGCCCGCTGAATTTGCCGGGTGAGCTTGTCGTACTGCTTGCGCATTTCGGCCACGTTTTTGCCGGCCAGCACGCCCTCTTTGATTTTTTTTGCAAGCTTCTCCTGCTGGCCCGTGAGTGTTTTTGATTGTTTTTCGACACCCTTCAGACCGTCTTTAAGCCCGGAAACCGATTTGCTCCAGCTCGGATCGATATTGCCGCCAAATTTGATGTTTGCCTGCAGGTTTTGCCCTACCGTTGCCATATTTACCGCCTTCCCTTTCTGGCCTGAGCCAGCTTTATGCGCTCCTGCTGCTCATCGAAAATGAGCTGCACGAATGTTTCAAACGGCATCGCGAGGATTTGATCCGGCTGCCAGCCAAACCAACCCCCGAGCCGCCGGAAGCCGGTCAGGATTTCGCTTTCTTCCGCGCGATGACCGGTGTTAAAAAAACATTGAACTGGCGCTCCAGACGCAGGTAATCGCACCCTTCCATGTTCATCAGATCCTCTGATTCCAGTCCGCACATGTTGGCAATCATATGGATATCCGCCTCCATGTCGTCGCGTTTATCTTTTTTGCGCAGCAGACGATCGCGCACAGTCGGCGAGCGCATCACGATTTTTTCAATTTCAACGCCGGCAAGGGTGGTGTATGGAAAATCGAGGGTAATTTCAATTTTGTTATCTGGAAATGACATAAAAACTCCAATAAAAAAGGCACCGCATGGGTGCCTTGTCAGGGAAAATTGATGGGGTTAAATACGAACTTTACTGCGCAGGCCGGCAAGCACATCCACGCCGTTTACGCGCCGCACAAACTGATCCGGGATAATCTCGAAAAGCTCCCGGCCGTCGAGCGTGGAACGGTAATAATTGAGGCTCATTTCCACATTTAACGACGCGTCACCCAGGTTGCTGTTTGGCCGGGCATCAGGCGTGATTTTAGTTATGATCCCTTCCATCTCATCAATACGCCCGTACTCTCCGCCGGTGTACTGATAACCCTCATATGCAGTAAGGCGCGGGAAACTGCTGCCGCTGGTCATGCCAAACGACGCCAGGACGTTAGTATCCATGCCATAAAGCTTAAAGGAGCACATCATCGGTTCCATGCCGTCGTCGACCGGCGCGGCCATGTCCATGCCACCGGTGCGCATATCGATTTTGATAATCGACAGTTCTGTCGGCGTGTACTCATGCGAGCTGGGCAGGCGGAGCCCGCCGTTCAGAAACAGAGTCCAGGCGCGTAACATGTTTTTATTCATTTAGTAACCATCTCCACCACAGCGTATGTGTTGTTAATCTTCACGCGCATCACCAGGTGCTCAAGCGGCGATTTTGGCCCGAAGTCATAATCGATATAGAGCACGCCGGCGGCGATCGTTTCGGCCGTGTTCAGCTCTTCATCAAGCCATGCCTTACCGCCGAAAATAGCCCCCAGCCCTTTAAGCTTACGCATGTAAGAATTAATCGTGCCGATGATGTCATCGGCCACCTGCTTATCGAGCGGGCGGTCAATGTAGAGCATCATCGTTTGCTCGATAGAGTCCTCGATAACATCCGCGGAACGGCGGACCGACTCAAAGCGCAGCTGGGGGTCGGTGGTGCAGAGGCGGTTCCCCCAGTGCCTGAAACCGTCGTAACGAATAATCGTTGAAACGTTATCCATGTTCAGCAAGTTGGCCACGCAGTTCGGGTCATTCAGCTCGAAGCTGTCCACCTGCTCGACGCCCAGGATGTTCATGATTTCCTGATTCGACTTGCTCCACCACCAGCCGTTCTCGCGGTCGATGCGAGCGCGCAGCCCGGCGGCACATGCGGAATAAGGGCGATAGATGATTTCGCCGGTAGTAGCCGCTTGTGCAACGTGCGGGCGCAGCAGCTCAACGCGGGCGCCGAACATGCTACGACGCAGCACAACATCTTGCGCCGTCGCCATCGATGCCGAATCAACATACGCCACGCCGCGCAGCTTATTGGCCGTCGTTTCCAGTTGTTTAGCCACCGCGCCATCATCCGAAAAATCGGGCGCGATCAGGATACGCGGCTGATACGTCGTAATGGATTTGCTGTCCTGCAGCGCCGCCACGGCCGCGATGATATTCGCGCGCTGCGTCTCTTCTTTTTCGTCAGCTTCGGCGCGCACAATGACAACCAGCGCCCCTTCCTGATCGAAAATGTCAGCCAGTGCCGCCGGCAGGCTGCCGGTAGCCCCCAGCTTTTTAGCCTGCGAAATGCCGCCGGCGACAACGACCGGCACGTTGAGCGGATAGGGCTCATCAGTGCCGCCGGCTAGTGCTTCAGAGAACGGCAGCACAATGCCGGTGGCCTCTCCTGTGACCGCCGCGGTGATATCCGAATCAGCGAGCGCATTCACAAGTGTCATCACCTCTGCAGCGGTGGTCGTAACTTCGCCCTTATCATCAATACCCAGCGTGATATCGAGCACACCGTCCACGTATTTTATAGCCGGCATAATCTCTTTCGAGTCGGCCGGATCAAGAATGGCCGCAGCCGCCGTGACCGAGTATTTATTTCCCACCACACCGGCTTTCTTCGCGCTAAATACCAGCAGACTATCCAGCAATGCGGAGCCTGTTTGTAATGCCGCAACGGTCCCCGTGGCGGCATCCGGAGCAGTACCGGCCAGCCCAATTACCGCCGTTCGGATTGTCGTTACAGCAACCGTTCCTTGCGTGAGTTCAATCGTCTCAACGCCGTGAAGTTCGGACATATTATTTATCTCCAGATATAAAAAAACCGCCGGGCGGCGGTCATGGGACTTTTGAATAAAAATGGATTAAGCGGTTTCGGGCCATGCAGGGTTTTCGAGAGTCAAATCAATATCACGCAGAGTGATAATTTCTTTGTGCAATGCTGCAAGCTTCTCAGTATCGCCGGAGCGGGATGCTTTCATCGTTGCACTAATCTGAAGCATGTTCAGTTGCGCCATAGCTGCCATTACTTTTTTATCGCGTATTTTCGTGTTGCGTCGAATTGCCAGCAGCTCGACCAGCTTTTCATCACGAATGATTTCGCCGCCCATCACGCTCCACGCACCATCAGCACAACACCCCACAGGGAAATCGGCCGGGGCAACTTCCATCACTGACATGTTGCGCGGCCAAAGTGCGCCAGCGCACAGCGTATCGCCCATGCCGGGTATGGGCTCATCTACTATCGCTAAAATAATATTGTTACTGTCGTACATGATTTTTATCGTGTCGTCTGCGAATAGCTTCTGACACTCGAACCAGCATTCGCTATTTTCAGATGCTAAGAATTCCATGCGTCGAGCTGCTTCTTTGCCGAATCGCTTAATCTGCGCTGCGGTCGGCTCTACTTTTTTGAAATTTTTATAATGTTTCATATTCATATCACCCTGGGATATTCGCCCAGACACCATTTATATATTGCAGAATCGGTTTAAAGCGAGCGTAGGACTGGTCATCACCATAATCCCCGCCCGTCAGTACATGCCCCGGCCATGCATCCCCGCCGCTGCCAGGCCACCACTCTGTTACCGCCGCGCCAAACTGAACGCCGAGCACGAAATACTGCTGTACCCACGCCTGCACCTGCGCAAGTCGCTGCTCCATGTAAGTTCCCGTGACTGTATTTGCACCCAACCACGCACTGAGCCAGCCACCCCACGTCGGACCGTAAACATCACCGAGCGCTCCAATGGTCGCATCACCAAAGTGAGCCTCACCGGGGACTGATAGCGAGCCGTCATTGGGGTTATAAATGAGCGTACTATCAAGAAACGAGCCGTCGCCCTGCTCTTGGCTGATGTGAATACAATAACTGGGGTAATCACTATTACCCGAAACTAACACCCCGTGGCTGATTGTTGCGCGATACCCCAGGCCATTAGTTACCACGGTCGCTTTCGTCATCGGCAAATAAACATTGCCGTTAGCAACATAATTAGCTGAATAAAAGAGAGCCCTCGGGTCGTTCATTTGGTTCTGAAATGAACCGACGCCAGGCCACACATTATCTTTGATGTTGTAATGCTCAGCGTTATTGAGATAACCCACCTCACCGCCAGCGGTTGGCACCGCACCAACATTCTCTGCCGTTGCCCGGCCCGCAAGCAATGCTCGCCCCTCGATCTCATCGCCAATAATTTCTTGCACTTCAACAAAAGCCGCTGATTTAAGCCCGAGATTTTCGCAAGCCTCGGCGGCGTCCTTAACGTCGGCCAGATTCGCGTCTTGTCGTAAAAACAGGCCATCACCCGTGGTGGCCACAAGCACAATGTCAGATGTGGGAGACACGGCCAGCCGGAAATTTATGATGACATTTACGCCACTGGCGGGTTTCTCAATTGCCGCTGTACTCCCTACAGCATAAAGCTCCCCGGCATCGGTCAGAATGCCTATCCCCCGGACCGTGAATTCATCTACACCGGCGGGCAGCTCTGCAGGCAGTACCAGTTGCAGTACAATTTGGGACAACTGTTCCTGTGAAACCGAT from Cedecea neteri encodes:
- a CDS encoding S24 family peptidase yields the protein MAFPSPAADYAESRISLDRQLISHPAATYFMRAMETHLRAGIVKGALLVIDNSVTACDGSILVCELEGGFQLRRLRLYPRKCLERMDTGVREHYGEGVEVFGVVTYIINDARTDEFDDNPCM
- a CDS encoding contractile injection system protein, VgrG/Pvc8 family, with the protein product MEYKPTFTLTAEGKDITQAIARGLSNIKLTDYGGATGKSDTLDITLYSETLTLPKKGARLRLGLGFNDKMQDKGWFVVSKVQSSGPPRQITISATAAPMNSAKQSGDVTSQKTRSFDDVTLGDIVKTLATDNGLQAKIAEALSDIKIAHIDQVRESDAALLSRLAKQYDAVSKPSGGYWLFLPQGDGTTVSGKQLASITITPDKGGRWNYIEGERDGAAKGSKSGKVSVNYFDPSTGETKTTQTEHPGGSDKQHPYTQPSKDAAQASAKAKATQMKRNGRKMSITMPCRPSLLPITAESRVTTRGFGVREDHTWLTESVSFSLSTGGMTVDFSLATDIKPQGKKGKEEKKSGPDYFS
- a CDS encoding tail protein X, whose amino-acid sequence is MATIWTTSDGDVLDAICVKNYGDAGLNQSLAAVLDANPGLADLGAIYPAGVEITLPAWTAEAEESSVSLWD
- a CDS encoding phage tail protein, with the protein product MSEILDAFYQADSANTGPAPSDAPRIMLSFGSFEFSIDTAAYKTLTREASWRWAEQQRTGKQDLLQYTGKPGRTVKLEGEAHCSFRNGVEAIDDLYDLGDLAEPQLLVTSEGDVMGYWVVKEFTDTITSLLPGGAARHKTFSVTIQHYGDDLDNL
- a CDS encoding phage tail assembly protein; protein product: MSFPDNKIEITLDFPYTTLAGVEIEKIVMRSPTVRDRLLRKKDKRDDMEADIHMIANMCGLESEDLMNMEGCDYLRLERQFNVFLTPVIARKKAKS
- a CDS encoding phage major tail tube protein; its protein translation is MNKNMLRAWTLFLNGGLRLPSSHEYTPTELSIIKIDMRTGGMDMAAPVDDGMEPMMCSFKLYGMDTNVLASFGMTSGSSFPRLTAYEGYQYTGGEYGRIDEMEGIITKITPDARPNSNLGDASLNVEMSLNYYRSTLDGRELFEIIPDQFVRRVNGVDVLAGLRSKVRI
- a CDS encoding phage tail sheath C-terminal domain-containing protein; translated protein: MSELHGVETIELTQGTVAVTTIRTAVIGLAGTAPDAATGTVAALQTGSALLDSLLVFSAKKAGVVGNKYSVTAAAAILDPADSKEIMPAIKYVDGVLDITLGIDDKGEVTTTAAEVMTLVNALADSDITAAVTGEATGIVLPFSEALAGGTDEPYPLNVPVVVAGGISQAKKLGATGSLPAALADIFDQEGALVVIVRAEADEKEETQRANIIAAVAALQDSKSITTYQPRILIAPDFSDDGAVAKQLETTANKLRGVAYVDSASMATAQDVVLRRSMFGARVELLRPHVAQAATTGEIIYRPYSACAAGLRARIDRENGWWWSKSNQEIMNILGVEQVDSFELNDPNCVANLLNMDNVSTIIRYDGFRHWGNRLCTTDPQLRFESVRRSADVIEDSIEQTMMLYIDRPLDKQVADDIIGTINSYMRKLKGLGAIFGGKAWLDEELNTAETIAAGVLYIDYDFGPKSPLEHLVMRVKINNTYAVVEMVTK
- a CDS encoding tail fiber assembly protein; the protein is MKHYKNFKKVEPTAAQIKRFGKEAARRMEFLASENSECWFECQKLFADDTIKIMYDSNNIILAIVDEPIPGMGDTLCAGALWPRNMSVMEVAPADFPVGCCADGAWSVMGGEIIRDEKLVELLAIRRNTKIRDKKVMAAMAQLNMLQISATMKASRSGDTEKLAALHKEIITLRDIDLTLENPAWPETA
- a CDS encoding phage tail protein; the protein is MTDYYSTITEKGAELEAAAVANGTTVNLTQFVITDGGGQLFNPDPALTALPNEVYRGAISGKSVSQEQLSQIVLQLVLPAELPAGVDEFTVRGIGILTDAGELYAVGSTAAIEKPASGVNVIINFRLAVSPTSDIVLVATTGDGLFLRQDANLADVKDAAEACENLGLKSAAFVEVQEIIGDEIEGRALLAGRATAENVGAVPTAGGEVGYLNNAEHYNIKDNVWPGVGSFQNQMNDPRALFYSANYVANGNVYLPMTKATVVTNGLGYRATISHGVLVSGNSDYPSYCIHISQEQGDGSFLDSTLIYNPNDGSLSVPGEAHFGDATIGALGDVYGPTWGGWLSAWLGANTVTGTYMEQRLAQVQAWVQQYFVLGVQFGAAVTEWWPGSGGDAWPGHVLTGGDYGDDQSYARFKPILQYINGVWANIPG